A single genomic interval of Flavihumibacter rivuli harbors:
- a CDS encoding penicillin-binding transpeptidase domain-containing protein, translated as MKHLITSFRLTAVGLLIVQAVSGQGKAIKDITSTERCTIRNDWKNYFESCLCDGAVVIYDAIGNHWILSDTVGTKVEVLPASTFKIINLLIALETGTIADENEVVKWPGSTDTVKYGYRPDIYHDMSVKEAFQVSAGWVFVELAKKIGKETYKKYLTQCHYGNLDLSNKDDDFWNFGAFGISPINQVSFVKNLYYENLPFRTRNMQIVKKVMLTESQENYTISAKTGWTRDKGINTGWWVGFLENKEGVYFFATRLLQDRKINSTNFGSCRKDITKAILKNLEIIE; from the coding sequence GTGCAGGCTGTCTCTGGCCAGGGAAAGGCAATAAAAGACATAACGTCCACTGAAAGATGCACTATAAGAAATGATTGGAAAAATTATTTCGAATCCTGCCTTTGCGATGGCGCTGTCGTCATTTATGATGCCATTGGCAACCATTGGATATTATCCGATACTGTTGGTACCAAAGTAGAGGTTTTACCTGCCTCTACATTCAAGATCATCAACCTCCTTATTGCTTTGGAGACAGGAACAATTGCCGACGAAAACGAAGTGGTAAAATGGCCAGGCAGCACAGACACCGTGAAATACGGCTACAGGCCTGACATTTATCACGACATGTCAGTGAAAGAAGCGTTTCAGGTCTCAGCAGGCTGGGTTTTTGTGGAGCTGGCAAAAAAGATCGGTAAAGAGACCTATAAAAAATACCTAACACAATGCCACTATGGTAATCTGGATCTTTCAAACAAGGATGATGATTTCTGGAATTTCGGCGCCTTCGGTATTTCACCCATCAATCAGGTATCCTTCGTCAAAAATCTCTACTATGAAAACCTGCCCTTCCGCACCCGCAATATGCAAATTGTAAAAAAGGTGATGCTGACGGAATCACAGGAAAACTACACCATCAGTGCTAAGACCGGCTGGACCAGGGATAAAGGAATCAACACGGGATGGTGGGTCGGTTTCCTGGAAAATAAAGAAGGGGTATATTTTTTCGCTACCCGTTTGTTGCAGGACAGAAAAATCAACAGCACCAATTTTGGCAGCTGTCGGAAAGATATTACCAAGGCCATCCTCAAAAACCTGGAAATAATTGAATGA